The Pagrus major chromosome 17, Pma_NU_1.0 genome includes a region encoding these proteins:
- the LOC141011724 gene encoding uncharacterized protein isoform X11 — translation MDFMTRFTDRLRNVATMTTEASAVSEADTEGKQKASGAKPEPEPENKQKPEAAASKPEGEQSSKKAQEQASEPGPADVATSPEEDQLKPRTRTSAGKGLSRLFSSFLKRRSQCSEGEGFEVEKAREEKADKEEKADKEEKADKSEEEKVEEVKSEEKEAKVEEATSEAKEVKKKEEKEEQKEEKKKEEEKVEKRGSKKKKKEAKKKGEKKDEEKVKQDEEKKEEENLKKIEEQKEEEKAGQTVDKAEEKLETKEEEKKETAEVKEKGAEAGKKESKDEENIDKRVAKKKEKEEKVKKKEEEKAKRKAEEEERVKKREEEKAKKREEEKAREAEKAKKKEEEKAKRKEEDKAKEEKTKKKEEDKSKESKKKEEEKPKESKQKEEEKAKEEVKKKEEEKEEEKTEDKQKKEEEKGKKKEKGKNKGKKEVKGSSEEQVKAPIAAPEPELKTEPDVEQAPDQHSISSAETQPPQEEHKEEAEIKKEPEVEEEAKEEDTEKKEEEPTKQEKEGKGEEKGKEEAKKEKPAKEKKTEKKTEKKTEKKAEEAKGSKRQKTMQCKVTLLDDTQFECELDKHAKGQELITKVCDHVNLMEKDYFGLAHWETPTNKIWLEATKEIRKQVPGAVYEFAFSVKFYPPDPAQLTEDLTRYYLCLQLRKDIMRGVLPCSFVTLSLLGSYVAQSELGEYDPEVHGTEYVKDLTLAPGQSKELEEKVMELHRTYRSMSPAQADMLFLENAKKLAMYGVDLHQAKDLDGVDITLGVCSSGLMVYKDKLRINRFPWPKVLKISYKRSSFFIKIRASEQEQYESTIGFKLPHYKASKKLWKVCVEHHTFFRVPTVEPPASRRFLVLGSKFRYSGRTQAQTRQASSMIDRPAPRFTRSASKRLSRNLDGAGDETLQFLQRLSTSTRSEVDDWSLMLTSDKPQPSPEFPARVESEQTSVQSWEAGQSVHTVTVTWQDTETVQTSPQNITQTASQPWQELASDEQQQQQRTKEDEWSAMLLRYPPFPFVPPSEFGKQTAKLRLAKMSSMDRLLQPALTQQDDWYLYFDRIFSLSSLERTDEPFSSVAQFQLQHEDEQDMYVAEQELTTEQIIERLQENVNLVDQLTEMHILERRLKEVRDLEERLQEMDEMAEILEEVIEEELGKKEVDKLRDEEGGLELEEQIQARRVAETVVKKSVKRIEEDEVDELEDEIKRVFLKGLIPEEEEAEVKQESEEEVKDESLLDDSLTEKLRQIDKEWQSEVVEKSGSSDGTTTTSVVAYQKVERRTKKRVTIVDERGPRREETEEVRVQAGVMSEESLEKEEKWRNTEILEEITERKVSERLQPEVATQVADKDVWFIVFDRLPYKAVFIPPVTPMESAQVIEGEYFTSTTEITTVEEEREVIVEERKITEEEVWRTPKISPPQTVTERDDDWFVLLDVIPRETAYVPPVTLKERDTVDTKSFVSMVRTAPDEEIREVIAEERKIIEEAPRRLQEIPQQPVMDRDDDWFVLLDVVPRETSYVPPVAVAQRVEVSPEERVSLVETTTIERIEKRVEVVVETTEIKTFLSEKQEVVLPQAVREIEDDWFVLLDVATREPSFVPPVTVAEYTRVYPEERISTAMEAITVESRKEVVIEEIVVRKVDEKFPTLIISERSLLVRERDDDWFVLLDVVTREPSFVPPVTVAEYTQVYPEERISAVVETITVESRKEVVVEETVEQKFPKQIIPEQKISQPIREREDDWFVLLDVATRKPSYVPPATMVAQVYPEERISTVVETITVESRKEVVVEKIVVQMEDTKLPKQIIQQTISQPVRQIDDDWFILLDVVSREAAYIPPVTPVKIIPEMRKSFEIEVKTTETTTLKKTIIIVDSRQDETRLSEIRPSQIAPPSDREGGDDWFILFDIIREKPVVVPPVAVLEHVVDVVAAKTLPVPKPTFIMEDLRPPVKLVEIKPPQPLQQRRVDDDWFVLLDVATKAPVAVDERVRMRPEVRPAKEIAAVEQRAPQSITIVEERWRQEKVVQQKPHPAVREVEDDWFILLDLATKKSVAAPERIQFPAERRAPTAVAKTRITISETRPRFEKRILEERRPLTRTHVNDDWFVLLDVGAKESGYSDFCSQGNVSTDANAHSPSFNEL, via the exons TGGCTACCATGACAACAGAGGCAAGTGCAGTGAGCGAGGCGGACACTGAGGGCAAGCAGAAGGCCAGTGGCGCCAAGCCCGAACCCGAGCCAGAGAACAAGCAGAAGCCAGAGGCGGCTGCGTCCAAGCCAGAGGGGGAGCAGTCGAGCAAGAAGGCCCAGGAGCAGGCCTCTGAGCCTGGGCCTGCTGACGTAGCTACCTCCCCTGAGGAGGATCAGCTGAAGCCTCGCACCCGGACCTCTGCTGGCAAAGGCCTGTCTcgcctcttctcctctttccttaAACGGCGCTCACAGTGCTCTGAGGGAGAGGGGTTTGAGGTAGAGAAAGCCAGGGAGGAAAAGGCAGACAAGGAGGAAAAggcagacaaagaggaaaaagctGACAAGTCAGAAGAGGAAAAGGTGGAAGAGGTGAAAAGTGAAGAGAAGGAGGCTAAAGTAGAGGAGGCAACATCTGAGGCAAAAGAGgttaaaaagaaagaggaaaaagaagaacagaaagaggagaaaaagaaagaggaagaaaaggttGAGAAGAGGggaagtaaaaagaaaaagaaagaagccaagaagaaaggagagaaaaaggatgAGGAGAAGGTGAAACAGGACgaggagaaaaaggaagaggaaaactTGAAAAAGATAGAGGAgcaaaaggaggaagagaaagcagGGCAGACTGTAGACAAGGCAGAGGAAAAATTggagacaaaagaagaagaaaagaaggagacTGCCGAAGTTAAAGAGAAGGGGGCAGAAGCCGGAAAGAAAGAGAGTAAAGACGAGGAAAACATTGACAAGAgggttgcaaaaaaaaaagaaaaggaggaaaaggtaaagaagaaggaagaagaaaaagcaaagaggaaagctgaggaagaagaaagagtaaagaagagggaggaagagaaagcaaaaaagagagaggaagaaaaggcgAGAGAGGCCGAAAAagcaaagaagaaagaagaggaaaaggccaaaaggaaggaggaggacaaagcaaaagaggagaagacaaaaaagaaggaagaggatAAATCAAAGGagtcaaaaaagaaagaagaggagaaaccaAAGGAGTCAAaacagaaggaagaggagaaggcaAAGGAAGAGgtaaagaagaaagaggaggaaaaggaggaggaaaagacagaggacaagcaaaagaaggaagaggaaaagggaaagaaaaaagagaagggaAAGAACAAAGGAAAGAAGGAGGTGAAAGGTTCAAGTGAGGAGCAGGTGAAAGCGCCCATTGCTGCTCCAGAGCCGGAGCTTAAAACTGAACCAGACGTTGAACAGGCTCCTGATCAGCACTCAATAAGCAGCGCAGAGACGCAG CCACCTCAAGAAGAACACAAGGAAGAAGCTGAGATAAAAAAGGAGCCTGAAGTAGAGGAAGAAGCTaaggaggaggacacagagaaaaaagaggaagaaccaacaaaacaggagaaagaaggcaaaggagaggagaaaggaaaggaggaggcaaagaaggagaAGCCTgcaaaagagaagaagacagagaagaagacagagaagaagacagagaagaaggcAGAGGAGGCTAAAGGCTCCAAACGTCAGAAAACCATGCAATGCAAAGTCACCTTACTGGACGACACTCAGTTTGAGTGTGAACTTGAT AAACATGCTAAAGGCCAAGAACTTATAACAAAGGTGTGTGACCATGTCAACCTGATGGAGAAAGATTACTTTGGCCTTGCTCACTGGGAAACACCGACCAACAAg ATATGGTTGGAAGCCACCAAAGAGATCCGGAAACAGGTTCCAGGTGCTGTGTACGAGTTTGCATTCAGTGTGAAGTTCTACCCACCTGATCCAGCACAGCTCACTGAAGACCTCACCAG GTACTACCTGTGTCTCCAGCTGAGGAAGGACATTATGCGTGGTGTTCTtccctgttcctttgtcacacTGTCCCTGCTGGGCTCCTACGTAGCCCAGTCAGAGCTTGGAGAGTATGACCCAGAGGTCCACGGAACCGAATATGTTAAGGATCTGACCCTGGCCCCCGGACAGAGCAAAGAGCTGGAGGAAAAAGTAATGGAGCTGCATCGCACATACAG gTCAATGAGTCCAGCCCAAGCAGACATGTTGTTTCTGGAAAACGCCAAGAAACTTGCCATGTATGGAGTTGACCTGCACCAAGCCAAG GATCTTGATGGTGTCGACATCACACTGGGGGTTTGCTCCAGTGGTCTGATGGTTTACAAGGACAAGCTGAGGATCAACCGTTTCCCTTGGCCCAAAGTGCTCAAGATCTCCTACAAACGCAGCAGCTTCTTCATCAAAATCAGGGCATCAGAG CAAGAGCAGTATGAAAGCACAATTGGCTTTAAACTGCCCCACTACAAAGCCTCGAAGAAGCTGTGGAAAGTTTGCGTTGAACACCATACCTTCTTCAG gGTTCCAACAGTAGAGCCCCCCGCATCACGTCGCTTCCTCGTCTTGGGCTCCAAGTTCCGGTACAGCGGGCGCACTCAGGCCCAGACCCGCCAGGCCAGCTCCATGATTGATCGCCCAGCCCCTCGTTTCACACGCTCTGCAAGCAAGAGGCTGTCCCGTAACCTAGACGGAG CTGGAGATGAAACTCTCCAGTTCCTACAACGACTCTCCACATCAACCAGGTCTGAGGTTGATGATTGGTCATTGATGCTGACCTCGGACAAACCCCAGCCATCTCCTGAATTCCCAG CCAGAGTAGAGTCTGAGCAGACTTCCGTTCAGTCCTGGGAGGCAGGGCAGTCTGTTCACACAGTAACAGTGACCTGGCAGGACACCGAGACTGTGCAGACTAGCCCTCAAAACATCACCCAGACAGCCAGTCAGCCGTGGCAGGAGCTGGCCTctgatgagcagcagcagcagcagaggacaaaGGAAGATGAGTGGTCTGCAATGCTCCTTCGTTATCCTCCTTTTCCGTTTGTCCCACCATCTGAATTTGGGAAACAGACAG CTAAGCTCAGGTTGGCAAAAATGAGCTCTATGGACAGACTATTGCAACCAGCATTGACACAGCAAGATGATTGGTACCTTTACTTTGACCGAATCTTCAGCCTATCCTCGCTTGAGCGTACTGACGAACCAT TCTCTTCTGTAGCTCAGTTCCAGCTCCAGCATGAGGATGAGCAGGACATGTATGTGGCAGAGCAGGaactgaccactgagcagatcATTGAGAGGCTGCAGGAAAATGTGAACTTGGTAGATCAATTGACAGAGATGCATATTTTGGAAAGGAGGTTGAAAGAAGTGAGGGATTTAGAGGAAAGGCTCCAAGAAATGGATGAGATGGCAGAGATACTTGAGGAAGTAATAGAAGAGGAATTGGGTAAGAAGGAGGTAGATAAGTTGAGAGACGAAGAGGGAGGTTTGGAGCTGGAAGAACAAATACAAGCTAGACGTGTAGCTGAAACAGTGGTGAAGAAATCAGTGAAAAGAATAGAGGAGGATGAAGTAGATGAACTAGAAGATGAGATAAAGCGAGTGTTTTTAAAAGGCTTGATacctgaagaggaagaggcCGAGGTGAAGCAGGAGAGTGAAGAAGAGGTGAAAGATGAGAGCCTGTTAGATGATAGTTTGACAGAGAAGCTACGACAGATTGATAAAGAATGGCAAAGCGAGGTGGTAGAGAAGTCTGGCTCTTCAGATGGCACCACTACCACGTCTGTAGTGGCATACCAGAAGGTGGAGCGTAGGACTAAGAAGAGGGTGACTATTGTAGATGAGAGGGGGCCAAGGCGGGAGGAAACTGAAGAAGTGCGGGTACAGGCTGGTGTCATGTCAGAGGAAAGCttagaaaaagaagagaaatggcGTAATACAGAAATACTGGAGGAGATAACTGAGAGAAAAGTCTCAGAGAGGCTTCAGCCTGAGGTTGCAACTCAGGTGGCAGATAAGGACGTCTGGTTCATAGTCTTTGACCGCCTTCCATACAAAGCTGTTTTCATACCACCAG TTACCCCCATGGAAAGTGCTCAGGTGATTGAAGGCGAGTATTTCACCTCAACGACTGAGATTACAACAgttgaggaggaaagagaggtgatagtggaagagagaaaaataacagaGGAGGAGGTATGGCGTACACCAAAGATCTCACCACCACAGACCGTCACAGAAAGAGATGATGACTGGTTTGTGCTGCTGGATGTTATTCCCAGAGAAACAGCTTATGTACCACCAG TTACACTGAAGGAAAGAGACACAGTGGATACAAAAAGTTTTGTCTCTATGGTTCGAACCGCACCTGATGAGGAGATTAGAGAAGTAATAgctgaagaaagaaagatcaTAGAGGAGGCACCAAGACGTCTACAAGAAATCCCACAGCAGCCAGTGATGGACAGGGACGATGACTGGTTTGTGTTGCTGGATGTTGTTCCCAGAGAAACATCATATGTACCACCAG TTGCTGTTGCACAGCGTGTTGAAGTGTCTCCAGAAGAACGCGTCTCCTTGGTTGAAACGACAACCATTGAGAGGATAGAAAAAAGAGTGGAAGTTGTGGTAGAAaccactgaaataaaaacatttttgagtgaaaagCAAGAAGTTGTTCTGCCACAGGCTGTGAGAGAGATAGAAGATGACTGGTTTGTGCTGCTGGACGTTGCCACTAGAGAACCATCATTTGTACCACCAG TTACCGTGGCCGAGTACACTCGGGTTTATCCTGAAGAAAGAATTTCTACTGCAATGGAAGCAATAACAGTAGAGTCCAGGAAGGAGGTTGTAATTGAAGAGATTGTGGTGCGGAAGGTGGACGAGAAGTTTCCCACACTTATTATTTCAGAGCGAAGTCTGCTagtcagagaaagagatgaTGACTGGTTTGTGCTGCTGGATGTTGTCACTAGAGAACCATCATTTGTGCCACCAG TTACCGTGGCCGAGTACACTCAGGTTTATCCTGAAGAAAGAATTTCTGCTGTCGTGGAAACTATAACTGTTGAGTCCAGGAAGGAGGTTGTAGTTGAAGAGACTGTGGAGCAGAAGTTTCCCAAGCAAATTATTCCAGAGCAGAAAATatcccagccaatcagagaaagagaagatgacTGGTTTGTGCTGCTGGATGTTGCCACTAGAAAGCCATCATATGTGCCACCAG CAACCATGGTTGCACAGGTCTATCCTGAAGAAAGAATTTCTACAGTGGTGGAAACAATAACAGTAGAGTCCAGGAAAGAGGTTGTAGTTGAAAAGATTGTGGTGCAGATGGAGGACACAAAGCTTCCCAAGCAAATTATTCAACAGACAATATCCCAGCCAGTCAGACAAATAGATGATGACTGGTTTATCCTGCTGGATGTTGTTTCCAGAGAAGCTGCCTACATCCCTCCAG TTACTCCTGTTAAGATTATTCCGGAAATGAGGAAGTCGTTTGAGATTGAGGTGAAAACCACAGAGACGACAACATTGAAGAAGACCATAATTATTGTGGACAGCAGGCAAGATGAGACACGTCTGTCTGAAATTAGACCAAGCCAAATTGCACCTCCgtcagacagagaaggaggagatgatTGGTTCATCCTGTTTGACATCATCCGTGAAAAGCCTGTTGTCGTGCCACCAG TTGCTGTGCTTGAGCATGTTGTGGATGTGGTGGCAGCCAAAACCTTACCTGTACCAAAACCAACATTCATCATGGAAGACCTGAGGCCACCTGTGAAGTTGGTGGAGATTAAACCACCACAACCACTACAACAAAGACGGGTGGATGATGACTGGTTTGTGCTGCTAGATGTTGCAACAAAAGCACCAG TTGCTGTGGACGAACGTGTCCGTATGCGTCCTGAAGTAAGACCAGCTAAAGAGATTGCAGCTGTAGAGCAGAGAGCACCGCAGAGCATTACTATAGTGGAGGAGAGGTGGCGGCAGGAGAAGGTGGTACAGCAGAAACCACATCCAGCagtgagagaggtggaggatgaTTGGTTTATTCTTCTGGATTTGGCCACTAAGAAATCAG TCGCCGCGCCTGAGCGTATCCAGTtcccagcagagaggagagctccAACTGCTGTGGCCAAAACAAGGATCACAATTTCTGAGACGAGACCACGGTTTGAGAAACGGATCCTGGAGGAAAGACGTCcgctcacacgcacacatgtcAATGATGATTGGTTTGTTCTACTAGATGTTGGCGCAAAAGAGTCAG GATACAGCGACTTCTGTTCGCAAGGGAACGTGTCC